The DNA region TACTTACAAACAACCCAATCTGGACTCCCCGCGACCTCCAGCACCAACTCTCGGCATTGGGAATTGAAGTCCCTCAAAATCGTCTTTATACCTCGGCAATGGCGACCGCTCAGTTCCTTCATCATCAGAAACCGAATGGCACAGCCTTTGCAATAGGTGAAGCTGGTTTAACAAGCGCTCTACACGACGTTGGATATGTGCTTACCGGCATCAACCCTGACTATGTAGTTCTCGGAGAGACGACTTCCTATAGTTTGGAAACTATAACGCATGGAATTCAGTTAATTTTGGCAGGTGCACGCTTCATTGCCACAAACCCAGACCCCTCAGGACCAACCGAGAAAGGCATACAGCCAGCAACTGGCGCGATGGCAGCGCTCATTGAGGCAGCAACTGGCGTTAAACCCTATTTCGTCGGCAAGCCGAACCCTTTGATGATGCGAAGTGCCCTCAATTACCTTGGCGCTCACTCGGAAGATACAATCATGGTCGGAGACCGCATGGATACCGACATAGTTGCTGGCATCG from Armatimonadota bacterium includes:
- a CDS encoding HAD-IIA family hydrolase, giving the protein MPKKSYLLDMDGVIVRGRTAIPGAPEFIAKLLETKTPFLILTNNPIWTPRDLQHQLSALGIEVPQNRLYTSAMATAQFLHHQKPNGTAFAIGEAGLTSALHDVGYVLTGINPDYVVLGETTSYSLETITHGIQLILAGARFIATNPDPSGPTEKGIQPATGAMAALIEAATGVKPYFVGKPNPLMMRSALNYLGAHSEDTIMVGDRMDTDIVAGIEAGMETILVLTGVTKEADIERFPYCPTHILPSVADIEIL